A single genomic interval of Spirosoma linguale DSM 74 harbors:
- a CDS encoding beta-lactamase (PFAM: beta-lactamase~KEGG: sml:Smlt2589 putative beta-lactamase AmpC protein), translating to MNAWLISTLLLFPTALVYPKQSPVLPTLLRKAPTDNPLKHPVDVVVEQAAQHFMAAPQSVGLSIGILKDGQTFVYNYGTVDRDRQQLPTSQTIYPLASITKTFTGALLAQAVVEGKVKLGDDIRMYLAGHYPNLAYQGQPIRLVHLINHRSGLPFLLPDRPEAFVNTSVPSSAIAAELLRDYSQANFYADLHRVTLGNTPGSTFRYSNAGAQLLGYILEKVYDRPFEELVRLKLTQPLAMIDTKITLTATDQHRFVKGYNCDGVQMPDSPDQLQGASALKSTVADMLNYIQWNVAEQADAARLAHQLTWGNENGYSAGLNWQMIQLAGQRVIWQDGNLPGFSSLCVNYPELNMGIVVLSNECDRRTAFRITTLANHIMKTLDERAIKLPN from the coding sequence ATGAATGCCTGGCTTATCTCCACCCTTTTGCTCTTTCCAACGGCCCTTGTTTACCCAAAACAGTCGCCGGTGCTGCCTACGTTGTTGAGAAAGGCCCCGACAGATAATCCGCTGAAGCACCCAGTCGACGTTGTGGTTGAGCAGGCGGCACAGCACTTTATGGCAGCACCGCAGTCGGTCGGGTTGTCCATTGGCATTCTTAAAGACGGGCAAACGTTCGTCTACAACTACGGCACAGTCGATAGAGACCGGCAACAACTCCCGACCAGCCAGACAATTTACCCACTTGCGTCCATCACCAAGACGTTTACTGGGGCGTTACTGGCCCAGGCGGTGGTGGAGGGAAAAGTAAAATTAGGAGACGATATCCGTATGTACCTGGCCGGGCACTACCCAAATCTGGCCTATCAGGGGCAACCAATTCGGCTCGTTCACCTCATCAATCACCGGTCAGGACTACCGTTTCTGTTACCTGATCGGCCGGAAGCGTTTGTGAACACAAGCGTACCTTCGTCAGCCATTGCGGCCGAACTTCTGCGAGACTACAGCCAGGCCAACTTTTACGCCGACCTCCATAGGGTCACCCTCGGCAACACACCGGGTTCGACTTTCAGATACTCCAACGCGGGTGCGCAATTGCTGGGCTACATTTTAGAAAAGGTGTACGACAGACCGTTCGAGGAGCTTGTCCGGCTGAAACTGACCCAGCCGCTGGCGATGATTGACACAAAAATCACCCTGACGGCTACCGATCAGCATCGTTTCGTGAAAGGGTACAATTGCGATGGTGTCCAGATGCCGGACAGCCCCGACCAGCTTCAGGGGGCAAGTGCCCTGAAATCGACCGTAGCCGATATGCTCAACTACATTCAATGGAATGTTGCTGAACAGGCAGACGCGGCTCGACTGGCTCATCAGCTAACGTGGGGAAACGAAAACGGGTATTCGGCAGGATTAAACTGGCAGATGATCCAACTAGCGGGACAACGGGTGATCTGGCAGGATGGTAACCTACCCGGTTTCAGCAGCCTCTGCGTCAATTACCCCGAACTGAATATGGGCATCGTCGTGCTATCCAATGAATGTGACCGCCGAACAGCCTTCCGAATTACAACCCTCGCCAATCACATCATGAAAACGCTGGACGAGCGAGCGATAAAGCTGCCCAATTGA
- a CDS encoding protein of unknown function DUF214 (PFAM: protein of unknown function DUF214~KEGG: sde:Sde_0330 acetylornithine deacetylase ArgE): MLRNYLKTALRNLWKHKLFSFINVFGLASGMLVCLLAMIDIKGAFDYDSFHPHTDRTYRILTDVTDKANDERAFATTPLPLADDLSRNYPFVEATTRVIRQYGEATANRKQLQVIASAVDPGFFTVFGFRLAAGQAATAPGTVVLTRQTAERFFGTANPVGKVLEHTGLGPLTITGVFAKPPTKTHLNFDMVVSMATLSTPDWQRKRADWTQYSQGYTYVLLKPNTPTETLEASLPALASRVTTGIRFATEKGYTFRTQALARISPSREDLMYATYEPTAGKLEAELGVGLLTLLLAAFNYINLTLARSLSRAREVGIRKVAGAMRWQLMGQFMAESVILSVLGLGLAYGMLQLVKPMPFVQQWLIGDSQWETNSTLWTVFVVFSVVTGLLAGLLPARVLSGFQPAQVLRSQTGLKAFRGVTLRKSLIVAQFSISLLAMIALLAMARQQQFMATADYGFQREGLLTIPLNGMPPARLSAQISQLAGVDRVAATVALFGDHGGNWQKVYRQKAKSDSSITDVFAADANLIPTAGLTLVAGQNMPQSASDTASNQVLINEEAVRTFKLGEPKAAVGQTLWLSDSTEVQIAGVVKDFQFTTMVWKIRPLILRYQPGDFRYLTVKVAGGNPESVKADIARIWKRLNPYEPFAGQWYDDFLYNRHSHTDDLSFMGLLLGLAMSIACLGLLGMVTYTTALRTKEVGVRKVMGASVGQVVWLLSWDFLRLLLIAGTIAMPLGYLASSFFLMTFAYHITVGVGLLGLCFGTMLLLGGLTISWRTYRTALTNPVNSLRNE; encoded by the coding sequence ATGCTGCGAAACTACCTCAAAACGGCCCTTCGAAATTTATGGAAACACAAGCTGTTTTCATTCATCAATGTCTTTGGGCTAGCGTCGGGCATGCTGGTGTGTTTGCTGGCCATGATCGACATCAAAGGCGCGTTCGATTATGATTCGTTTCATCCACACACCGACCGGACATACCGCATTCTGACCGATGTGACCGACAAAGCGAACGATGAACGGGCGTTTGCCACTACCCCCCTGCCGCTGGCCGACGACCTCAGCCGAAACTACCCGTTTGTGGAGGCCACCACGCGGGTTATCCGCCAGTATGGGGAAGCCACCGCGAATCGAAAGCAACTTCAGGTGATAGCCAGCGCCGTCGACCCCGGATTCTTTACCGTCTTCGGGTTCAGGCTGGCAGCGGGTCAGGCAGCCACCGCCCCCGGAACGGTCGTGCTCACCAGACAAACGGCCGAACGGTTTTTCGGGACAGCAAACCCGGTGGGAAAGGTGCTGGAACATACTGGATTAGGACCACTGACGATTACGGGCGTTTTTGCCAAACCCCCAACCAAAACCCACCTCAACTTCGATATGGTGGTGTCGATGGCCACCCTATCCACCCCGGACTGGCAGCGCAAACGGGCCGACTGGACGCAGTATTCGCAGGGCTACACATACGTTCTGCTCAAGCCGAACACCCCAACCGAAACACTGGAAGCTTCCCTCCCGGCCCTGGCCAGCCGGGTTACGACCGGCATCCGGTTTGCTACTGAAAAAGGGTATACCTTCCGTACGCAGGCCCTGGCCAGGATTTCGCCCTCGCGCGAGGACCTTATGTATGCTACGTACGAACCCACCGCCGGAAAGCTGGAAGCCGAACTGGGCGTTGGCTTACTGACGTTGCTGCTGGCAGCTTTCAATTACATCAACCTCACTCTGGCCCGGTCGCTGAGCCGCGCCCGCGAAGTGGGCATCCGGAAAGTGGCCGGGGCAATGCGCTGGCAGTTGATGGGGCAGTTCATGGCCGAATCCGTCATTTTGTCGGTGCTGGGCCTTGGGCTGGCGTATGGTATGCTACAACTGGTAAAACCCATGCCTTTTGTTCAGCAATGGCTCATTGGCGATAGTCAATGGGAAACGAACAGCACCCTTTGGACGGTGTTCGTAGTATTCAGCGTGGTAACGGGCTTGCTGGCGGGCTTGTTACCGGCCCGCGTACTGTCGGGATTTCAACCGGCGCAGGTACTCCGCAGCCAGACCGGTCTGAAAGCGTTCAGGGGTGTAACGTTACGTAAATCCCTGATTGTGGCGCAATTCTCCATTTCGTTACTCGCCATGATCGCGCTGCTGGCTATGGCCCGACAGCAGCAGTTTATGGCCACGGCCGACTACGGCTTTCAGCGGGAAGGGCTGTTGACCATTCCGCTGAATGGAATGCCACCGGCCCGCCTTTCGGCCCAGATCAGCCAATTGGCGGGTGTGGACCGGGTAGCCGCAACCGTCGCGCTATTTGGTGATCACGGCGGAAACTGGCAAAAAGTGTATCGGCAGAAAGCCAAAAGCGATTCCTCGATAACCGATGTTTTTGCCGCCGATGCCAACCTGATTCCTACCGCCGGGCTAACCTTGGTGGCCGGACAGAACATGCCACAATCTGCATCCGATACGGCCTCCAACCAGGTTCTTATCAACGAGGAAGCCGTGAGGACCTTTAAACTGGGCGAACCCAAAGCGGCTGTCGGGCAAACGCTCTGGCTCAGCGACAGCACGGAGGTGCAGATTGCCGGTGTTGTGAAAGATTTCCAGTTTACGACGATGGTCTGGAAAATCCGTCCGTTGATACTCCGCTATCAACCCGGTGACTTCCGGTACCTGACAGTGAAAGTTGCGGGGGGAAATCCCGAATCCGTCAAAGCCGACATCGCCCGTATCTGGAAACGGCTCAACCCCTACGAACCCTTCGCCGGGCAGTGGTACGACGATTTCCTGTATAACCGGCACAGCCATACCGACGATCTGAGTTTTATGGGCTTGCTCCTTGGCCTGGCCATGTCGATTGCCTGCCTGGGCCTGTTGGGGATGGTGACCTACACCACCGCCCTAAGGACCAAAGAAGTGGGGGTTCGGAAAGTGATGGGTGCCAGCGTTGGGCAGGTGGTGTGGCTGCTGTCGTGGGATTTCCTGCGTCTGCTGCTCATTGCCGGTACCATTGCCATGCCATTGGGGTACCTGGCCAGCAGCTTCTTCCTGATGACATTCGCCTATCACATTACGGTAGGCGTCGGACTGCTGGGGCTGTGCTTCGGCACAATGCTCCTGCTGGGTGGCCTGACCATTAGCTGGCGAACATACCGGACAGCCCTGACCAACCCGGTGAATAGTCTTCGAAATGAATAA
- a CDS encoding protein of unknown function DUF214 (PFAM: protein of unknown function DUF214~KEGG: cps:CPS_3505 ABC transporter, permease protein), with amino-acid sequence MIGSYIKTSSRNLMRNKLFSSINIVGLAISMSVGLLLIAFMLDLYSYDRFHQNGERIYRITSIQTSNQEERQSGQSNPDRARSGAKFATTSLKIGKLIRQKVTGVDRYAGADVTILHNDFSQDAQVGSSVVPIKGFWAEPSVFRIFTFPMLEGNPETALKDPYSIVLTETAAKKLFGNESALGKAIKFDTLSYQVTGVMKDVPFFSHIHFEALVSLSTAEQLNRNNFEKWASMPSNSVYLLLPETANMASIQSQLDAVAREENRADENTKTQLELMPLYSVVVGESLRQAEGGPGVGGPHMPPTVLWILGGLALIVILSACFNYTNLSMARAMRRFKEVGLRKAIGADKRQVWQQFLVEAVMISLAALVLSYFIFLLLRPQLINLAPELQRTVKLELSPAMVIAFVVFSITVGVIAGIMPALFFSKVSAINALRNVSTRSLVGGVSPSFLSINVFKHATLRQALVVIQYTLTLIFITTTAIGYVQYKNILKFDLGFNTQNILNINMQGNKPDAFLKDLGEMPEVTALSRSLIITSVGNAWGGYMKYTDSRDSALVLTNNVDENYLALHEYKLIAGGNFKTRPTTAEAVSEVIVNQQVLKRFNIADNDPQKAIGQEITFSNFSGTRRMTIVGVMKDFHYGKVDNLVGPVAFMSWTPGDRAIINAKIQSTDLLATMARIESAWKKIDRVHPFQAKFYDQEIQDAYSEFSAIIKIIGFLSFLAISIASMGLFGMVAYTTETRLKEISIRKVMGASSVNLIFLLSRGFLLLLSISALIALPISYLFFKNAVLTHFPYHTPVQIAELFVGLLVVLLIAFIMIGSQTVKAAKANPVDVLKSQ; translated from the coding sequence ATGATCGGAAGCTATATCAAAACATCGAGTCGCAACTTAATGCGTAACAAGCTGTTCTCGTCCATCAATATTGTTGGCCTTGCCATTAGTATGTCTGTTGGGCTATTGCTGATCGCGTTCATGCTCGATCTGTATTCGTACGACAGATTTCACCAGAATGGGGAGCGGATTTACCGCATCACCAGCATACAAACCTCCAATCAGGAAGAACGTCAGTCCGGTCAGTCAAATCCGGACCGAGCGCGGTCGGGAGCCAAGTTTGCCACCACTTCTTTAAAGATCGGAAAGCTAATCCGGCAGAAGGTGACCGGCGTTGACCGGTACGCTGGTGCGGACGTGACTATTCTACACAACGACTTTTCGCAGGACGCGCAGGTTGGCTCTTCCGTTGTTCCCATCAAGGGTTTCTGGGCGGAGCCGTCTGTATTCAGAATTTTCACCTTTCCGATGCTGGAAGGCAATCCCGAAACAGCGCTGAAAGATCCGTACTCGATCGTTCTTACAGAGACGGCAGCCAAAAAGCTGTTCGGCAATGAATCAGCACTCGGCAAGGCGATCAAATTCGATACGCTCTCGTATCAGGTGACCGGTGTCATGAAGGACGTTCCCTTCTTTTCGCATATTCATTTCGAAGCCCTGGTATCACTGTCGACGGCCGAGCAGCTCAACCGGAACAACTTCGAGAAATGGGCAAGTATGCCGTCGAACTCCGTATACCTCCTACTGCCGGAAACTGCCAATATGGCCTCAATCCAGTCGCAGCTCGACGCCGTTGCCAGGGAGGAAAATCGCGCCGACGAAAACACGAAGACCCAGCTTGAGCTAATGCCTTTATATAGTGTCGTGGTCGGCGAAAGCCTCCGTCAAGCCGAAGGGGGGCCTGGCGTTGGGGGGCCACACATGCCACCAACGGTGCTTTGGATACTCGGCGGGCTTGCCCTCATTGTAATCCTGTCGGCGTGTTTTAACTACACCAACCTGTCGATGGCCCGCGCCATGCGCCGATTCAAGGAAGTAGGGCTTCGCAAAGCGATTGGTGCTGATAAACGTCAGGTATGGCAGCAGTTTCTGGTTGAAGCCGTCATGATATCCCTGGCGGCCCTTGTTCTATCCTACTTTATCTTTCTCCTGTTGCGACCACAGCTGATTAACCTGGCTCCGGAGTTGCAGCGCACAGTGAAGCTCGAACTTAGTCCGGCTATGGTCATCGCCTTCGTCGTCTTCTCCATTACCGTAGGAGTTATTGCCGGTATCATGCCCGCTCTGTTCTTTTCGAAAGTCAGCGCGATCAATGCACTCAGGAACGTATCCACCCGGAGCCTCGTCGGCGGAGTATCACCATCGTTCCTGTCAATAAACGTGTTCAAACACGCAACACTCCGGCAGGCGCTGGTGGTCATTCAATACACGCTTACGCTAATTTTTATCACAACAACCGCCATTGGCTATGTGCAGTATAAGAACATCCTGAAATTCGACCTGGGATTCAATACCCAGAACATTCTGAATATCAACATGCAGGGTAATAAACCCGATGCATTTCTGAAAGACCTTGGCGAGATGCCGGAGGTAACGGCGCTGTCGCGGTCGCTCATTATCACCAGCGTCGGCAATGCATGGGGCGGCTACATGAAATATACAGATTCGCGCGACTCGGCGCTGGTGCTGACGAACAACGTCGACGAAAACTACCTGGCGCTGCACGAATACAAACTTATTGCCGGGGGTAATTTTAAAACAAGGCCCACAACAGCCGAAGCCGTCAGCGAAGTGATCGTTAACCAGCAAGTTTTAAAACGATTTAACATTGCTGACAACGACCCCCAAAAAGCGATTGGGCAGGAGATCACATTCAGCAATTTCAGCGGAACACGCCGGATGACCATTGTGGGGGTTATGAAAGACTTTCACTATGGCAAGGTTGACAATCTCGTCGGGCCGGTAGCTTTCATGAGCTGGACACCCGGCGACAGGGCCATTATCAATGCCAAAATACAAAGTACTGACCTGCTGGCAACCATGGCCAGGATTGAGTCGGCCTGGAAAAAGATCGACCGTGTTCATCCTTTTCAGGCCAAGTTCTATGACCAGGAAATCCAGGACGCTTACAGTGAGTTTTCTGCGATTATCAAGATCATTGGCTTCCTTTCCTTCCTGGCCATTTCGATTGCTTCGATGGGTCTGTTCGGCATGGTGGCCTACACAACCGAAACCAGACTGAAAGAAATCAGCATCCGCAAGGTAATGGGAGCAAGCTCCGTCAACCTTATTTTCTTGTTGAGCCGTGGTTTTCTCCTGCTACTGTCGATTTCGGCACTTATCGCACTCCCCATCAGCTATCTATTCTTCAAAAACGCTGTGCTCACCCACTTCCCGTATCACACCCCCGTTCAGATCGCCGAGCTATTCGTGGGCTTGCTGGTAGTATTGCTGATCGCCTTCATTATGATCGGCTCGCAGACGGTAAAGGCCGCAAAGGCGAATCCGGTAGACGTCCTGAAGAGTCAGTAA
- a CDS encoding protein of unknown function DUF214 (PFAM: protein of unknown function DUF214~KEGG: cps:CPS_3505 ABC transporter, permease protein) — protein MFRNYLTISLRNLWRNRKVTLISTVGLSIGLACGLVIFLLVSYMFSFDRYHTKADRTYWVVTDIRQENVVPTDATPRPMGDVLREELPFVETAARLENSPSRVMAVPDGKGGFSKKFDESRSLCFTEPQFFSVFDSDWLSGNPETALAAPNTVVLTERYAQKYFGSANPMGKVLRFDNQTDLTVTGLIKNLPSNTKLRYDAFISYATVPTLSGGGGQQAMQDWSRVFTVCFVTLRQGTPVERLLDAFPVIRKKYLTTPEAKKLDFHAIPLPDLEHMPQYGGRSPGLILYTLIIVGLFLVLAACINFINIATAGALKRAKEVGVRKAVGSSRGQLIGQFMIETTLVTLAAVALAMLLAHLCLPMLNSVLSVMHTDISITNLFHPDSLVWFVALLVGVILLAGLYPSLVLARFNPVAALRGRLSTQQIGGVFVRQGLIVTQFFITQLFIIGVGVMLAQVRHMQQADLGFQKEAILTVPVPVSNALKQDVVRARMAQIAGVEAVSLGADPPATYRRLPVPFTYDTHTQPEKFPTVVKVGDKNFVSLYGIRLLAGRNFRTNDTTNNEALVNETMVRELGLRSARDVLGKRVNLWGGDKTIVGVVRDFHLSDLHQGIPPATILNYYRENRMASLKLNPTDIPTTLKAVESTWNELFPEQVFKANFVDDLLANFYITEHVLLGLAEVFSLIAVLLSCLGLYGLVTFMAEAKTKEIGVRKVLGATPAQLVWLFGREFSRLVLLGFVLAAPLGWFLMNGWLQGYAYRINFSGWLLAATLVIASLITALTVGYESLKAARMNPAKSLRNE, from the coding sequence ATGTTCCGCAACTACCTCACTATCTCGCTCAGAAATCTATGGCGTAACCGGAAAGTTACGCTGATCAGCACCGTCGGACTTTCCATCGGGCTGGCTTGCGGCCTTGTTATCTTTTTGCTGGTCAGCTACATGTTCAGCTTCGACCGCTACCATACCAAAGCTGACCGAACCTACTGGGTTGTTACAGACATTCGGCAGGAGAACGTTGTGCCAACGGATGCCACGCCCCGGCCGATGGGCGATGTGCTTCGGGAGGAGCTTCCATTTGTGGAAACGGCGGCCCGGCTCGAAAACAGCCCCAGTCGGGTCATGGCGGTACCCGATGGGAAAGGCGGATTTTCGAAGAAATTTGACGAATCGCGTAGCCTTTGCTTCACCGAACCGCAGTTCTTCAGCGTGTTCGATTCGGACTGGTTAAGCGGCAATCCAGAAACCGCTCTGGCAGCCCCGAACACGGTTGTTCTGACGGAACGGTACGCTCAAAAATACTTTGGTTCAGCCAATCCAATGGGTAAGGTGCTGCGCTTCGATAACCAGACCGACCTGACCGTTACAGGACTTATCAAAAACCTGCCGTCCAACACCAAGCTCCGGTACGACGCTTTCATTTCCTACGCAACCGTGCCTACTCTTTCGGGCGGAGGAGGCCAACAGGCCATGCAGGACTGGAGCCGGGTATTTACCGTATGTTTCGTCACCCTCCGCCAGGGCACGCCCGTAGAACGGCTGCTCGATGCCTTTCCGGTTATCCGGAAAAAGTACCTGACCACGCCCGAAGCGAAAAAACTGGACTTTCATGCCATTCCACTCCCGGACCTGGAGCATATGCCTCAATACGGTGGCCGGTCGCCAGGGCTCATTTTGTACACCCTGATTATTGTCGGGCTGTTTCTGGTGCTGGCGGCCTGTATCAATTTCATCAACATTGCCACCGCTGGTGCCCTGAAACGCGCCAAAGAAGTGGGCGTTCGGAAAGCGGTGGGCAGTTCGCGAGGGCAACTCATCGGGCAATTTATGATTGAAACAACGCTGGTTACGCTGGCGGCTGTTGCACTGGCGATGCTGCTGGCCCACCTCTGTTTGCCCATGCTGAACAGTGTCCTGTCTGTTATGCACACCGATATCTCCATTACAAACCTGTTCCATCCCGACTCGCTGGTCTGGTTTGTCGCGTTGCTTGTTGGCGTTATTCTATTGGCTGGCTTGTATCCCTCGCTGGTGCTGGCCCGTTTTAATCCGGTAGCGGCCCTGCGCGGGCGACTCAGCACGCAACAGATTGGCGGGGTATTCGTTCGGCAGGGGCTGATCGTCACGCAATTTTTTATCACCCAGCTCTTTATCATTGGCGTGGGCGTCATGCTGGCGCAGGTACGGCACATGCAGCAGGCCGATCTGGGGTTTCAGAAAGAAGCGATTTTGACGGTGCCGGTGCCCGTTAGCAATGCCCTTAAGCAGGATGTTGTTCGTGCCCGGATGGCACAGATAGCGGGTGTCGAAGCCGTGTCATTAGGTGCCGACCCGCCCGCAACCTACCGGCGACTGCCCGTGCCGTTCACCTACGACACCCACACGCAGCCGGAAAAATTCCCCACGGTGGTTAAAGTTGGCGACAAAAACTTTGTGTCGCTGTACGGAATCAGGCTGCTGGCCGGGCGCAACTTCCGAACCAACGATACGACGAACAACGAAGCCCTCGTGAACGAAACAATGGTAAGAGAATTGGGGCTGCGCTCGGCCCGCGATGTACTCGGCAAACGCGTTAACCTGTGGGGTGGCGACAAAACGATTGTGGGTGTCGTGCGCGATTTTCACCTGAGCGATTTACACCAGGGTATTCCGCCCGCCACCATTCTGAACTACTACCGCGAGAACCGAATGGCCTCACTAAAGCTCAATCCAACCGATATACCGACAACCCTGAAGGCAGTTGAAAGTACCTGGAATGAGTTATTCCCGGAACAGGTATTCAAAGCCAATTTCGTCGACGATCTGCTGGCTAACTTTTACATCACCGAACACGTCCTGCTGGGGCTGGCCGAAGTGTTTTCGCTCATTGCCGTTCTGCTCAGTTGCCTGGGTTTATATGGTCTGGTAACGTTTATGGCCGAAGCGAAGACGAAAGAGATTGGTGTTCGGAAAGTGCTGGGGGCCACTCCTGCTCAACTTGTGTGGTTGTTTGGTCGCGAGTTCAGCCGACTCGTTCTGCTTGGCTTTGTACTGGCGGCTCCGCTGGGCTGGTTTCTGATGAACGGCTGGCTACAGGGGTATGCCTACCGCATTAATTTCAGCGGCTGGCTGCTGGCCGCAACCCTCGTTATAGCCAGCCTGATTACGGCCCTGACAGTTGGCTACGAATCGCTGAAAGCCGCCCGCATGAACCCGGCAAAAAGCCTTCGAAACGAGTGA
- a CDS encoding OmpA/MotB domain protein (PFAM: OmpA/MotB domain protein; PA14 domain protein~SMART: PA14 domain protein~KEGG: cja:CJA_2385 MSHA biogenesis protein MshQ): protein MKTIRLLNGIVFWLAISHTLAQQGLKGDYYVGTNFERKVFTRIDPQLNFNWRGRSPGPGLPESYYSIRWTGKLLAPVSGEYRFYAKVDDGIRVWVGNKKVMDSWQLNDSESFGGQVILEAGKLYDLRVDFFNDMLEGEIQLFWQRPDAKNTLNPFAASGTLITGEHFFQKAVPNRVTLIKTPEKPVSTPPVVASVPPKTIPPKDPKVAVQKPIIKPSAPQKAVVLPTIALDTPQVATTSPPVTKPDFNAGTTFVLHQVQFEQSSYILVPESSAELEKLVRAMKENPLRSIDVSGHTDNVGDPRLNLALSENRAKVVASYLKRRGIADDRITTIGYGGTRPIGNNNTEGERAKNRRVEITIR, encoded by the coding sequence ATGAAGACGATCAGACTACTCAACGGAATTGTGTTCTGGCTTGCAATAAGCCATACACTGGCCCAGCAGGGCCTGAAAGGAGATTATTACGTAGGGACGAATTTCGAGCGGAAAGTTTTCACCCGGATCGACCCGCAACTTAACTTCAACTGGCGGGGCCGCAGCCCTGGTCCGGGTTTGCCCGAGTCCTATTACTCCATCCGGTGGACGGGTAAACTACTGGCACCGGTTTCGGGTGAATACCGATTTTACGCCAAAGTAGACGACGGCATTCGGGTTTGGGTGGGCAACAAAAAAGTGATGGATTCCTGGCAGCTCAACGATTCGGAAAGTTTTGGCGGCCAGGTGATCCTGGAAGCCGGGAAACTTTATGATTTACGAGTCGATTTCTTCAACGATATGCTGGAGGGCGAAATTCAGCTCTTCTGGCAACGGCCTGATGCCAAAAATACACTCAACCCGTTTGCGGCCTCCGGCACGTTGATTACAGGAGAGCATTTTTTTCAGAAAGCTGTTCCCAATCGGGTCACCCTGATCAAAACACCCGAAAAACCGGTGTCAACGCCCCCGGTCGTCGCATCGGTTCCGCCCAAAACTATTCCACCGAAGGACCCTAAAGTAGCAGTGCAAAAACCGATCATCAAACCATCAGCACCCCAAAAGGCTGTTGTTCTGCCCACAATCGCATTGGATACACCGCAGGTAGCGACAACCAGCCCGCCTGTTACCAAGCCTGATTTTAACGCAGGTACGACCTTTGTGTTGCACCAGGTTCAGTTTGAGCAGAGCAGCTACATCTTAGTACCCGAATCGTCGGCCGAGCTGGAGAAATTGGTGCGGGCGATGAAGGAAAATCCACTGAGAAGCATCGACGTATCAGGCCACACGGACAACGTTGGTGACCCGCGTCTGAATCTGGCACTATCAGAAAACCGCGCCAAAGTGGTGGCAAGCTATCTGAAACGCCGGGGCATTGCCGACGACCGCATCACGACAATCGGCTACGGCGGTACCCGCCCCATCGGCAACAACAATACCGAAGGAGAACGGGCAAAAAACCGACGCGTCGAAATTACGATCCGGTAA
- a CDS encoding hypothetical protein (KEGG: cps:CPS_4697 hypothetical protein) translates to MKRNQFLLTLLSVSTLSLASLAQNRDNDTPYQTKAFSGNIKAVRAETSGGSLTVEGGTDMNAKVEMYVRANNWNDRLDKGEIEDRLKDYDISIAQEGSTIVATAKRHSNLTNWKNSLSISFKFYTPRQVTTDLRTSGGSIHLASLSGTQKFRTSGGSLHLDDVDGDINGQTSGGSIHFAGCQAGTSGYLDLQTSGGSIEGKSSTGKMHLVTSGGSIRLTDLKGDIDARTSGGSIQGESIEGDIKASTSGGGVRLANVAGSLDASTSAGSVDVSLTKVGEYVRLNTSAGSIHVRMPLNKGMDLNLRGNRVSIPDNLSRFEGNIEKDRVRGKLNGGGIPVEIAASAGSVSLN, encoded by the coding sequence ATGAAACGCAACCAGTTTCTACTAACCCTACTTAGTGTAAGCACACTATCGCTGGCATCCCTGGCGCAGAATCGTGACAACGACACGCCCTACCAGACCAAGGCCTTTTCCGGAAATATAAAAGCCGTGCGGGCCGAAACCTCCGGCGGAAGTCTGACCGTCGAAGGCGGCACCGATATGAACGCCAAAGTCGAGATGTACGTGCGGGCCAACAACTGGAACGACCGGCTCGACAAAGGTGAAATTGAAGATCGCCTTAAAGATTACGACATTTCCATTGCGCAGGAAGGCAGCACGATTGTGGCAACGGCCAAGCGGCATAGTAATCTTACAAACTGGAAAAACAGCCTGAGCATCAGCTTTAAATTTTACACCCCACGCCAGGTTACTACCGATCTGCGCACGTCGGGCGGCTCCATCCATCTGGCCTCGCTGAGTGGTACGCAGAAGTTCCGCACCAGTGGCGGCAGCCTTCATCTGGATGACGTAGACGGCGATATCAACGGGCAAACGTCGGGTGGCTCCATTCACTTCGCTGGTTGCCAGGCTGGCACATCGGGCTACCTCGATCTGCAAACGTCGGGCGGCTCCATCGAAGGCAAATCATCGACTGGCAAAATGCACCTGGTTACGTCGGGGGGCAGCATCCGACTCACTGATCTGAAAGGCGACATCGACGCCCGCACCAGCGGAGGCAGCATTCAGGGTGAAAGTATCGAAGGCGACATCAAAGCAAGTACATCGGGCGGGGGTGTTCGACTGGCCAACGTAGCGGGCAGCCTGGACGCCAGTACCAGCGCGGGTAGTGTGGATGTAAGCCTGACGAAAGTGGGCGAGTATGTCCGCCTGAACACCAGCGCCGGAAGCATTCACGTACGCATGCCCCTCAACAAAGGTATGGACCTGAATCTGCGCGGCAACCGGGTGAGTATACCCGACAACCTGTCGCGGTTTGAAGGCAATATCGAGAAAGACCGTGTTCGGGGAAAACTCAACGGGGGCGGTATTCCGGTTGAGATCGCGGCTAGTGCGGGTAGCGTTTCCCTCAATTAG